The Tamandua tetradactyla isolate mTamTet1 chromosome 8, mTamTet1.pri, whole genome shotgun sequence genome includes a window with the following:
- the ACRV1 gene encoding acrosomal protein SP-10 encodes MVLEFSGALVQLQQKLPALFTVSWVSNTRGYPGIGEASPQLQMNMFLLLISLYLLGSARGTSSGQPDEASGSMDHQVSVPELPGEFFSLINPLEGEAFHEQSLGENALSEHSASEHSSLEHSSSEHISGEHTSGEHASGEHASGEHASGEHASGEHVSGEHASGEHSSGEHASAEHTSAEHTSAEHTSGEHTSGEHTSGEHTSGEHTSSEYTSSEKPSAEKSSVEKPSAEKPAGEQPLGDQPTGEKPFSEQPAGEKPSAEQPAGEQPSGEKPSGEQPSGEKPSGEKPSEQASGEKPSAEQPSSEQPSGEQPSGTPSSSSSSSGAALSCHTCAYMNDQGKCLRGEGVCTTQNSQQCMLKKIYEGGKLQFMVQGCENMCPSMNLFSHGTRMQIICCRNQSFCNKI; translated from the exons ATGGTTCTAGAATTCTCAGGAGCTCTGGTGCAGCTTCAGCAGAAGCTCCCAGCTCTGTTCACAGTTTCTTGGGTGTCCAATACCAGAGGGTATCCTGGTATTGGGGAAGCATCTCCCCAACTCCAAATGAATATGTTTCTCTTATTAATAAGTCTTTATCTGCTTGGATCTGCCAGAG GAACATCGTCAGGTCAGCCTGATGAGGCTTCTGGCTCTATGGATCATCAAGTTTCAGTTCCAGAACTTCCAGGTGAATTCTTTTCACTTATAAACCCTTTAGAAGGTGAGGCTTTTCATGAGCAGTCTTTAGGCGAAAATGCTTTAAGTGAGCACTCTGCCAGTGAGCACTCTTCACTTGAGCACTCTTCCAGTGAGCACATTTCTGGCGAGCACACTTCTGGTGAGCACGCTTCTGGTGAGCACGCTTCTGGTGAGCACGCTTCTGGTGAGCACGCTTCAGGCGAGCATGTTTCAGGCGAGCACGCTTCAGGTGAGCACTCTTCAGGCGAGCACGCTTCCGCTGAGCACACTTCCGCTGAGCACACATCCGCTGAGCACACTTCCGGCGAGCACACTTCCGGCGAGCACACTTCCGGCGAGCACACTTCGGGCGAGCACACTTCCAGCGAGTATACTTCCAGTGAAAAGCCTTCAGCTGAAAAGTCTTCAGTTGAAAAGCCTTCAGCTGAAAAGCCTGCAGGAGAACAGCCTTTGGGTGACCAACCTACAGGTGAAAAACCTTTCAGTGAACAGCCTGCAGGTGAAAAGCCCTCAGCTGAACAGCCTGCTGGTGAACAGCCTTCGGGTGAAAAGCCTTCAGGTGAACAGCCTTCGGGAGAAAAGCCATCAGGTGAAAAACCTTCAGAACAGGCTTCAGGTGAAAAGCCTTCAGCTGAACAACCTTCCAGTGAACAACCTTCAGGTGAACAGCCCTCAGGCACACCATCTTCAAGCTCATCATCTTCAG GTGCAGCATTAAGTTGCCACACATGTGCTTATATGAATGATCAAGGAAAATGTCTTCGTGGAGAAGGTGTCTGCACCACCCAGAATTCCCAGCAATGCATGTTAAAGAAGATCTATGAAG GTGGAAAACTCCAATTCATGGTTCAAGGGTGTGAGAACATGTGCCCATCTATGAACCTCTTCTCCCATGGAACCAGAATGCAAATTATATGCTGTCGGAATCAATCTTTCTGCAACAAGATCTAG